The Niallia alba genome includes a window with the following:
- a CDS encoding right-handed parallel beta-helix repeat-containing protein gives MAVEYHIAKNGSDLGEGTKQSPFLTINKAASVAVAGDTIIVHEGEYREWVKPKNAGLSNTRRITYQAADGEKVVIKGSEQIQNWQQVEGTIWKTEIPNSFFGEYNPYKEEIFGDWIVYNPGRHLGDVYVNGMSFYEAETLEQVQNPTKQTEVLDHWTKKNVPVHHPEQTEYVWFSEVNENTTTIYANFQDYNPAEELVEINVRKACFYPEETGINYITVRGFEMAQAATPWTPPTADQPGLLGPHWSKGWIIEDNIIHDSKCSGISLGKEGSTGNNYRTKRKDKPGYQYQLESVFLARQAGWSKEKIGSHIVRNNTIYDCGQNGIVGHLGCVFSEIYNNHIYNIALKREFYGHEIAGIKLHAAIDVQIHHNRIHDCSLGTWLDWQTQGTRVSSNLYYRNNRDLFVEVSSGPYIVDHNILTADYALDNHAQGGAYINNLIRGKMVHRKMLDRATPYHVPHSTEVAGFAVTYGGDDRFYHNIFVGDEALEDVGTAHYNGYPASLEEYIETVHQDPGDHEAFNKVEQPVYINRNAYLNGAKAFEREEEKLAEVHFNPNLKLVEEGTEVYLSVELPDDFERILGEVQTTQTLKRVRIVDAEFENPDGSEVAIDTDYLGERKLAQSVLGPISSLKKGKNYVKVWG, from the coding sequence ATGGCGGTTGAATATCATATAGCAAAAAACGGATCAGATCTTGGAGAAGGAACGAAACAAAGTCCATTTTTAACTATCAACAAAGCAGCTTCTGTTGCTGTAGCAGGAGACACCATTATTGTGCACGAAGGGGAATATCGAGAATGGGTAAAACCAAAGAATGCGGGATTAAGCAATACAAGAAGGATTACCTACCAAGCTGCTGACGGTGAAAAGGTGGTCATTAAAGGATCGGAGCAAATTCAGAATTGGCAGCAAGTGGAGGGGACTATTTGGAAAACAGAAATCCCAAATTCATTTTTTGGCGAATATAATCCTTATAAGGAAGAAATATTTGGCGATTGGATTGTCTATAATCCAGGCAGACATTTAGGGGATGTATATGTAAATGGCATGTCCTTTTATGAAGCTGAAACGTTAGAACAAGTCCAAAACCCTACAAAACAAACAGAAGTATTAGATCATTGGACAAAGAAGAATGTCCCCGTTCATCATCCTGAACAAACAGAATATGTTTGGTTTTCGGAAGTGAATGAAAATACGACAACTATCTATGCGAATTTTCAAGATTATAACCCTGCAGAAGAGTTAGTGGAAATAAATGTTCGAAAAGCCTGCTTTTATCCAGAAGAAACAGGAATTAATTATATCACAGTAAGAGGCTTTGAGATGGCCCAAGCGGCAACTCCATGGACGCCACCTACTGCTGATCAGCCAGGATTACTAGGTCCACATTGGAGTAAAGGTTGGATTATCGAGGACAATATCATCCATGATTCTAAATGTAGTGGGATTAGTCTTGGAAAAGAAGGGTCGACTGGGAATAACTATCGTACGAAGCGTAAAGATAAACCAGGTTACCAATATCAATTAGAATCTGTCTTCCTTGCTAGACAAGCTGGTTGGAGCAAAGAGAAGATTGGTTCCCATATCGTCCGGAATAATACAATATATGATTGCGGACAAAACGGAATCGTTGGTCATCTTGGCTGTGTCTTCAGCGAAATTTATAACAATCATATTTATAACATTGCCTTAAAGAGAGAGTTCTACGGACATGAAATTGCAGGGATCAAGCTTCATGCTGCAATTGATGTGCAAATACACCATAATCGTATCCATGACTGTTCGTTAGGAACATGGTTAGATTGGCAGACGCAAGGAACAAGAGTGAGTAGTAATCTTTACTATCGCAACAATCGTGATTTATTCGTTGAAGTAAGTAGCGGTCCTTACATCGTCGATCATAATATTTTAACAGCCGATTATGCTTTAGATAATCATGCCCAAGGTGGAGCCTATATAAATAACTTAATTCGCGGAAAAATGGTTCATCGGAAAATGCTTGATCGAGCAACACCATATCATGTCCCACATAGTACAGAGGTAGCGGGATTTGCTGTGACCTATGGAGGCGATGATCGTTTTTACCATAACATCTTTGTAGGAGATGAGGCTCTAGAGGATGTTGGTACAGCACATTACAACGGCTATCCTGCTTCCCTTGAGGAATATATTGAAACCGTTCACCAAGACCCAGGCGATCACGAAGCATTTAATAAAGTAGAACAGCCCGTATACATTAATCGAAATGCCTACTTAAATGGAGCGAAAGCTTTTGAAAGAGAAGAAGAAAAGCTAGCAGAAGTTCATTTTAACCCTAACTTAAAACTAGTAGAAGAAGGAACAGAAGTATATTTGTCAGTGGAACTTCCAGATGATTTTGAGCGCATTCTTGGAGAGGTACAAACAACACAAACGCTTAAACGAGTGCGCATTGTAGATGCAGAATTTGAAAATCCAGATGGAAGCGAAGTGGCTATAGATACTGATTATTTAGGTGAGAGAAAACTTGCACAAAGTGTACTAGGACCAATCAGCTCATTAAAAAAAGGGAAGAATTATGTGAAGGTTTGGGGATGA
- a CDS encoding YuzL family protein — MTNRKADPSTIGLGATQPEGQGTTTKETGKTKADSSRKKQKRS, encoded by the coding sequence ATGACAAATAGAAAAGCAGATCCATCAACAATTGGTTTAGGTGCTACACAACCTGAAGGTCAAGGAACAACTACGAAGGAAACAGGAAAAACGAAGGCTGATTCTTCTAGAAAAAAACAAAAGCGTTCATAA
- a CDS encoding pentapeptide repeat-containing protein, which produces MKIEAPKIPTDLPSRNFHDILYEEDLELEMCQIQQSIFDDEVLNKVRLSKMVLKNCKFINTDFSGMELTDVIFENCDFSNAKLSSSSIHKCQFSNCKLLGVDFTDSRFGNVQFTDSLLNLAAFGSSKLEKIRFQDSPVESADFYDCIFKKVEFKKCTMDGANFERTSLNGVDISTSTFQSLMVSPTDLKGCKVSTYQAIQFSALLGLEIID; this is translated from the coding sequence ATGAAAATAGAAGCACCAAAAATTCCAACAGATTTACCTTCAAGGAATTTTCACGACATATTGTACGAGGAAGATTTAGAGCTAGAAATGTGCCAAATTCAACAGTCTATTTTTGATGATGAAGTATTAAACAAAGTGCGATTATCGAAAATGGTGCTGAAAAATTGTAAATTTATCAATACTGATTTTTCCGGTATGGAATTAACAGACGTTATTTTTGAAAACTGTGATTTCTCTAATGCTAAGCTCAGCAGTTCTTCTATACACAAATGCCAATTTAGTAATTGCAAATTATTAGGCGTGGATTTTACAGACTCTCGTTTTGGTAATGTGCAATTTACTGATTCTTTATTGAACTTAGCTGCATTTGGAAGCTCCAAATTAGAAAAAATTAGGTTTCAAGACTCACCAGTAGAATCAGCGGATTTTTACGACTGTATCTTTAAAAAAGTGGAATTTAAAAAATGTACAATGGACGGGGCGAATTTTGAAAGAACTTCCCTTAACGGGGTGGATATTAGTACATCAACCTTCCAATCTCTAATGGTATCTCCAACAGATTTAAAAGGATGTAAAGTATCTACCTACCAAGCCATTCAATTTTCTGCTCTATTGGGATTGGAGATTATTGATTAA
- a CDS encoding Gfo/Idh/MocA family protein, with amino-acid sequence MINIAIIGTGAISSSHVKGYLQFKDECKIVALCDIYPDKAHQKAKDYQLDVDIYDDYKELLNRPDIDLVSVCTPPYTHAEISIAAMNAGTHVLVEKPMASSLEECHAMNEAAKKNKRILSVVAQNRFTNPMMKLKQVLDTKLMGPIVHTQVDSYWWRGYSYYDLWWRGTWEKEGGGCTLNHAVHHIDIFQWMNGMPAEVTAVASNASHDNAEVEDISIAIMKYDNGALAQITSSVIHHGEEQQLIFQGKNARVSAPWKVKASKSKENGFPEDDPQLAEQIQQVYDRLPSISYEGHTGQIYDVLLAVNGKKDVLIDGKQGQQTLELITAIYQAANTGKTVKLPLTKEDPFFTREGILTHAKHFYEKKNVVENFSDNTITTGGKYE; translated from the coding sequence TTGATTAACATAGCTATCATTGGCACAGGTGCAATTTCTAGTTCTCACGTAAAGGGATATTTGCAGTTTAAGGATGAGTGTAAAATAGTTGCACTTTGTGACATTTATCCAGACAAAGCACATCAAAAGGCTAAGGACTATCAGTTAGATGTGGATATATATGATGATTATAAAGAGCTTTTAAACAGACCTGATATAGATTTAGTTTCTGTTTGTACTCCCCCTTATACACATGCTGAAATTTCAATTGCTGCGATGAATGCAGGAACGCATGTTTTAGTGGAAAAGCCAATGGCTTCTTCCTTAGAGGAATGTCATGCAATGAATGAGGCAGCGAAGAAAAATAAACGCATCTTATCGGTTGTTGCCCAAAATCGTTTTACTAATCCGATGATGAAATTGAAACAAGTATTGGATACAAAATTAATGGGACCAATTGTACATACACAGGTTGATTCTTATTGGTGGAGAGGCTATAGCTACTATGATTTATGGTGGAGAGGAACTTGGGAGAAAGAGGGTGGAGGTTGTACGTTAAATCATGCTGTTCATCATATCGATATTTTCCAATGGATGAATGGAATGCCAGCAGAAGTAACGGCTGTTGCAAGTAACGCTTCTCATGATAATGCAGAAGTTGAAGACATATCTATCGCCATCATGAAATATGACAATGGCGCTCTTGCCCAAATTACGAGCTCCGTCATTCATCATGGAGAGGAACAACAATTAATTTTCCAAGGGAAAAATGCTCGAGTATCTGCTCCTTGGAAGGTGAAAGCCTCTAAGTCAAAAGAGAATGGCTTTCCAGAAGATGATCCGCAATTAGCAGAACAAATTCAACAAGTATATGATCGTTTGCCATCCATTTCATATGAAGGGCATACTGGTCAAATTTATGACGTATTATTAGCAGTTAACGGGAAAAAGGATGTACTCATTGATGGGAAACAAGGTCAGCAAACTCTTGAGCTGATTACAGCTATTTATCAGGCTGCAAATACAGGTAAAACAGTCAAATTACCTTTAACAAAAGAAGATCCTTTTTTTACAAGAGAAGGAATTCTTACTCACGCAAAACATTTTTATGAAAAGAAAAATGTGGTGGAAAACTTTTCTGATAACACTATAACAACTGGCGGCAAGTATGAATAA
- a CDS encoding YceI family protein, with translation MAKWTVDQSHSSVGFEVKHMMVSKVKGQFNSYTADVEAADLTDLTTASIAFKFEVASINTHSEDRDNHLKSADFFDVEKYPTIDFKSTSITKDGDDFKVTGDLTIKDVTKPVTFDVEFGGKGTNPWGVEVYGFEGEAKINREDFGLTWNAVLESGGVLVGKDIKIKVELEVNPA, from the coding sequence ATGGCAAAATGGACAGTAGATCAATCACATTCTAGCGTAGGGTTCGAAGTAAAACATATGATGGTTTCAAAGGTAAAGGGGCAATTTAACTCTTATACAGCAGACGTAGAAGCTGCAGATTTAACAGACCTAACAACGGCTAGCATTGCATTTAAATTTGAAGTAGCAAGCATTAATACACATAGCGAAGATCGCGACAATCACTTAAAATCAGCTGACTTCTTTGATGTAGAAAAATATCCAACAATTGATTTTAAATCCACTTCTATTACAAAAGATGGAGATGACTTTAAAGTAACAGGAGATTTAACAATTAAAGATGTTACGAAACCAGTAACATTTGACGTAGAATTCGGTGGAAAAGGCACAAACCCATGGGGTGTAGAAGTTTACGGTTTTGAAGGGGAAGCAAAAATCAACCGTGAAGACTTCGGACTTACTTGGAACGCAGTATTAGAATCAGGTGGCGTACTAGTAGGAAAAGACATCAAAATTAAAGTAGAATTAGAAGTAAACCCAGCATAA
- a CDS encoding ring-cleaving dioxygenase has translation MQKTAGIHHISAMVNDAQKNIDFYASILGLRMVKKTINFDRPEVYHLYFGNEAGTPGTVITFFPWEKQLKGRIGTGQVGVTSYVIPHGTSEFWKNRLHRHGVKVESVIRFDENYLQFVDPDGLQIELVERKDGPINNWAIGDINPSVAIKGFGGATLNSAQPSKTAEVLENILGLKYVGEDAGYLRFSTEAQIGNVIDIKLTPSVRGLMGAGTVHHIAWRARDMEELQQWRLSLLEKGYYPTEIKDRNYFKALYFHEEGGILFEIATDGPGFAVDEPVSNLGKKLMLPEWLEEKREELTAALPNVNVRILEEEKE, from the coding sequence ATGCAGAAAACGGCAGGGATACATCATATTTCAGCAATGGTTAATGATGCTCAAAAAAATATCGATTTTTATGCTAGTATTCTTGGTCTAAGAATGGTAAAAAAGACGATTAACTTTGATCGTCCTGAAGTATATCATCTTTATTTTGGGAATGAAGCAGGAACGCCAGGAACCGTGATTACTTTCTTTCCGTGGGAAAAACAGCTGAAAGGTAGAATTGGCACAGGACAGGTCGGTGTTACAAGTTATGTTATTCCTCATGGTACTAGTGAATTTTGGAAGAATCGTCTTCATCGTCATGGTGTGAAAGTGGAAAGTGTTATTAGATTTGACGAAAATTATTTGCAATTTGTTGATCCAGATGGACTTCAAATCGAATTGGTGGAAAGAAAGGATGGCCCAATAAATAATTGGGCAATAGGAGATATTAATCCATCTGTTGCTATTAAAGGATTTGGCGGGGCAACTTTAAATTCTGCACAACCTAGCAAAACAGCAGAAGTACTAGAAAATATATTAGGTCTTAAATATGTGGGAGAAGATGCAGGGTATCTTCGTTTCTCAACAGAGGCGCAGATAGGCAATGTGATTGATATAAAATTGACCCCATCTGTTCGCGGTCTCATGGGAGCAGGAACAGTCCATCACATTGCTTGGAGAGCGAGAGACATGGAAGAGCTTCAGCAATGGAGATTGTCTCTATTAGAAAAAGGCTATTATCCAACTGAGATCAAAGACCGGAACTATTTTAAGGCACTATATTTTCATGAAGAAGGTGGGATTCTTTTTGAGATTGCTACCGATGGTCCAGGATTTGCGGTAGATGAGCCAGTAAGCAATCTAGGAAAAAAGCTTATGCTGCCTGAGTGGCTAGAGGAAAAAAGAGAGGAACTAACAGCTGCATTGCCTAATGTTAACGTTAGAATTTTAGAGGAGGAGAAGGAATGA
- a CDS encoding MarR family winged helix-turn-helix transcriptional regulator, whose protein sequence is MDNKELLTYDEDLSLKVFVVLSRALQSIKKRVEEDIKCLGLNPTEFSVLELIYSKGDQPIQKIGEKILLASSSITYVVDKLEHKNLIRRKPCPKDRRITYVVITKQGTELMDKVFPKHKIAMREICGGLDTNEKEMLIEQLKKLGLHAQSM, encoded by the coding sequence ATGGATAATAAAGAATTATTAACATATGATGAAGATTTATCTTTAAAGGTATTTGTCGTTTTATCGAGAGCTTTGCAATCGATTAAGAAACGAGTAGAAGAAGATATAAAATGTCTTGGATTAAACCCTACAGAGTTTTCTGTTTTGGAATTAATCTACAGCAAAGGGGATCAGCCGATTCAAAAGATTGGAGAAAAAATCCTCCTTGCAAGTAGCAGTATTACTTATGTTGTAGATAAATTAGAGCATAAAAACTTAATCAGGAGAAAGCCATGTCCTAAAGATCGTCGGATTACTTATGTGGTTATTACCAAACAAGGAACCGAACTAATGGATAAAGTCTTCCCAAAGCATAAGATAGCGATGAGAGAGATATGTGGGGGTTTAGATACGAATGAGAAAGAAATGCTAATTGAGCAGTTAAAAAAACTAGGTCTTCATGCACAAAGCATGTAA
- a CDS encoding alpha/beta hydrolase — translation MKHIFNKGKDSKKPTLLLLHGTGGTELDLLPLAGMIDDDAAVLSVRGNILENGMPRFFKRLAEGVFDEEDLIFRTQELNEFLDEAAKEYEFDRNNVIAIGYSNGANIAASLLFHYQDALKAAILHHPMVPRRGIILPDLTGKAVFIAAGTNDPICSPEESNELQSMLAKANANVEMHWENRGHQLTAEEVEAAGKWYSAITNR, via the coding sequence ATGAAGCATATTTTCAATAAAGGTAAAGATTCGAAAAAGCCAACATTATTGCTATTACATGGTACAGGCGGCACTGAATTAGATTTATTGCCTCTTGCTGGCATGATTGATGATGATGCAGCTGTATTAAGTGTTCGTGGAAATATTTTAGAAAATGGAATGCCCCGTTTTTTTAAGCGATTAGCTGAAGGTGTATTTGATGAGGAAGATTTAATTTTCCGTACACAGGAATTAAATGAATTTCTTGATGAAGCTGCTAAAGAATATGAGTTTGATCGAAATAATGTAATTGCCATTGGATATTCTAATGGTGCTAATATTGCAGCGAGCTTACTATTCCACTATCAGGATGCATTGAAAGCAGCTATTCTTCATCATCCAATGGTTCCAAGAAGAGGGATTATACTTCCTGATTTAACAGGAAAAGCAGTATTTATTGCAGCGGGGACAAATGATCCAATTTGTTCACCAGAAGAATCAAACGAATTACAATCAATGCTTGCAAAAGCAAATGCTAATGTTGAAATGCATTGGGAAAACAGAGGCCATCAATTAACAGCTGAAGAAGTAGAAGCAGCTGGCAAATGGTATTCTGCAATAACGAATAGATAA
- a CDS encoding flavin reductase family protein produces MQSIDPKIISERDNYKFLIGSIIPRPIAFVTSLSEEGVLNGAPFSYFNIVSSNPPLVSLSIQRSNGKQKDTARNILSKKEFVIHIVDEQNVDKINQTAANLSPSQSEIKLARLTPIDSSKISVPGVKEAKVRMECVLEHSLELGEANALPGCDFLIGRVILYHIDNNLYENGRIDPRALAPVSRLAGNDYAKIGEMFTKERPQ; encoded by the coding sequence ATGCAGTCTATTGATCCGAAAATTATTTCAGAAAGAGATAATTATAAATTTCTAATTGGAAGCATAATTCCTAGGCCAATTGCCTTTGTTACTAGCTTATCGGAAGAAGGCGTCTTAAATGGAGCTCCGTTTAGCTACTTTAATATTGTGTCGTCTAACCCGCCATTGGTTTCATTATCTATCCAGCGCTCCAATGGGAAGCAAAAGGATACAGCGAGAAATATTTTAAGTAAGAAGGAATTTGTTATTCACATTGTAGATGAGCAAAATGTTGATAAAATCAATCAAACTGCAGCAAATCTTTCTCCAAGTCAAAGTGAAATTAAGCTAGCGAGGTTAACGCCTATTGATAGTAGTAAAATTTCTGTACCTGGTGTAAAAGAAGCAAAAGTTCGCATGGAATGTGTATTGGAACACTCATTAGAATTGGGAGAGGCAAATGCCCTTCCAGGATGTGATTTTCTGATTGGAAGAGTAATACTTTACCACATCGACAATAATCTTTACGAAAATGGCAGAATTGACCCACGAGCATTAGCTCCAGTCAGCAGGTTAGCTGGAAATGACTATGCAAAAATCGGTGAAATGTTTACGAAAGAAAGACCACAATAA
- a CDS encoding ring-cleaving dioxygenase, translated as MTKKTSGIHHITAIVGHPQENVDFYAGVLGLRLVKQTVNFDDPGTYHLYFGDEGGNPGTIITFFPWVGARQGIIGDGQVGVTSYVVPKGALTFWENRLVKFNISFTKTERFGEKYLEFADPHGLLLEIVEREEGKNNSWQFGEVTSENAIKGFGGATLLSKQPEKTAELLENVMGFEKVGKEGEYVRFRSFSDIGNVIDLKWTTSGSGAMGVGTVHHIAFRAVDDHDQLDWQKHVSQNGYHVTPVQDRNYFNAIYFREHGEILFEIATDPPGFAIDESQETMGEKLMLPTQYEQYREQLERRLIPIDVRNLD; from the coding sequence ATGACGAAAAAAACAAGTGGAATTCACCATATTACAGCAATTGTAGGCCATCCTCAAGAGAATGTTGATTTCTATGCAGGAGTGTTAGGATTACGTTTAGTAAAACAAACTGTCAATTTTGATGATCCAGGAACATACCATTTATATTTTGGAGATGAAGGCGGGAATCCCGGAACGATTATTACTTTCTTTCCATGGGTAGGAGCACGTCAAGGAATTATTGGAGATGGGCAAGTTGGCGTAACTTCTTATGTTGTTCCTAAAGGAGCACTGACATTTTGGGAGAATAGATTAGTGAAATTTAATATATCTTTCACAAAAACGGAACGCTTTGGTGAAAAATACTTGGAATTTGCTGATCCCCATGGATTACTACTAGAAATTGTGGAAAGAGAAGAAGGAAAGAATAATAGCTGGCAGTTTGGTGAAGTAACATCAGAAAACGCAATTAAAGGTTTTGGCGGCGCAACACTTTTATCAAAACAACCAGAAAAAACGGCAGAACTTTTAGAAAACGTGATGGGCTTTGAAAAAGTTGGGAAAGAAGGAGAGTATGTTCGATTCCGTTCTTTCAGCGATATCGGCAATGTCATTGATTTAAAATGGACTACTAGTGGTAGTGGAGCAATGGGTGTTGGAACAGTTCATCATATTGCCTTTAGAGCAGTGGATGATCATGATCAATTAGATTGGCAAAAGCATGTTTCACAAAATGGATATCATGTTACACCTGTTCAGGATCGAAATTATTTTAACGCCATCTATTTTAGAGAGCATGGAGAAATTCTCTTTGAAATTGCAACAGATCCTCCGGGATTTGCGATTGATGAATCCCAAGAAACAATGGGAGAAAAATTAATGTTGCCAACTCAATATGAGCAGTATAGAGAACAGCTTGAACGTAGATTAATACCAATTGATGTAAGAAATCTCGACTAA
- a CDS encoding YeeE/YedE family protein: METSANVQSVQIAKSLEEQPKGLKAPQMPLIIGGLIVAAILLVYLIVTQQSMQPILLVLGLLLGYTLFHARFGFTSAFRRLASVGNGQALRAHMLMLAVAVTLFAPILAYGISFFGTGATGYVSPVGVSLVVGAFMFGIGMQLGGGCASGTLYAVGGGRSVAFVTLLFFIIGSTIGAAHLTFWTQELPSFKPISLATSTGLGYGGAWLVSIILFGLIAWVTLVIERKRKAPKMAPLPTTTGWKRIFRGSWPLFAAAVVLAVLNALTLMTRGTPWGITSAFALWGSKVAQFFGMDVASWGFWQGANAQALEASIFADSTTILNFGVIFGAFLASAAGGLFKFSKVTVGNVLASIIGGLLMGYGSRLAFGCNVGAYFGGIASFSVHGYVWGILALAGTFVALYLRPLFGLSVPKSKDTFC; this comes from the coding sequence GTGGAAACTTCAGCAAATGTTCAATCGGTTCAAATAGCAAAGAGTCTTGAAGAACAGCCCAAAGGATTAAAGGCTCCACAGATGCCTTTAATCATCGGTGGACTTATTGTTGCAGCAATTCTACTAGTCTACTTAATCGTGACACAACAGAGTATGCAACCTATATTATTGGTATTAGGTCTTTTACTTGGTTATACATTGTTTCATGCTCGTTTTGGTTTCACGTCAGCATTTCGCAGACTTGCATCTGTAGGGAATGGGCAAGCATTGCGTGCCCATATGCTAATGCTTGCAGTGGCAGTAACCCTTTTTGCACCAATTTTAGCATATGGCATTTCATTTTTTGGAACAGGAGCAACTGGATATGTATCACCAGTTGGCGTTAGTCTTGTTGTTGGTGCCTTTATGTTTGGTATCGGCATGCAGCTAGGCGGCGGATGTGCGTCTGGTACATTGTATGCAGTAGGTGGTGGACGTTCTGTTGCGTTTGTGACATTATTATTCTTTATCATTGGTTCAACGATTGGGGCAGCCCATTTAACATTTTGGACGCAAGAATTACCATCATTTAAACCCATTTCATTAGCAACCTCTACAGGTCTTGGCTATGGTGGAGCTTGGCTAGTATCGATCATATTATTTGGTTTAATTGCATGGGTTACATTAGTGATTGAAAGAAAAAGAAAAGCACCAAAAATGGCTCCACTTCCAACCACAACAGGCTGGAAACGAATTTTCCGTGGTTCTTGGCCATTGTTTGCAGCAGCAGTCGTGTTAGCTGTACTTAATGCTTTAACATTGATGACACGTGGTACTCCATGGGGAATTACATCTGCTTTTGCTTTATGGGGCTCTAAAGTAGCACAATTCTTTGGAATGGATGTAGCAAGTTGGGGATTCTGGCAAGGGGCAAATGCCCAAGCTTTAGAAGCTTCTATTTTTGCAGACTCGACAACTATTTTAAACTTTGGTGTAATCTTTGGTGCATTTTTAGCATCAGCAGCAGGCGGTCTATTTAAATTCTCAAAAGTAACGGTTGGAAATGTGCTTGCTTCCATCATCGGTGGGTTATTAATGGGCTATGGATCACGTCTAGCATTTGGATGTAATGTAGGTGCATACTTTGGTGGTATCGCATCTTTCAGTGTACATGGTTACGTATGGGGAATTCTAGCATTAGCTGGTACGTTTGTAGCCTTGTATCTTCGTCCATTATTTGGACTTTCTGTACCAAAATCAAAAGATACATTCTGTTAA
- a CDS encoding DUF5412 domain-containing protein, giving the protein MNTNLSNTNKKRNKGLTVIVISLILLGLIGYAVYWAFYDMNRLPKGEYLTEETSPDGTYTLKAYLVNGGATTSYAIRGELVLNNKDNKTKNVYWNNNEETATIEWTDKNTVVVNGHTLHAPKDRFDYRK; this is encoded by the coding sequence TTGAACACTAACCTATCTAACACAAACAAAAAAAGAAACAAAGGATTAACGGTTATTGTAATTAGTCTTATTCTTTTGGGCCTGATTGGATATGCAGTATATTGGGCATTTTACGATATGAATAGATTGCCAAAAGGGGAATACTTAACAGAAGAAACCTCTCCAGATGGCACTTACACCTTAAAAGCTTATCTAGTAAATGGTGGTGCTACTACTTCCTATGCAATTCGCGGGGAACTTGTATTGAATAATAAAGATAATAAGACCAAAAATGTTTATTGGAATAATAACGAAGAAACAGCGACTATTGAATGGACAGATAAAAATACAGTAGTGGTGAATGGGCATACACTTCATGCTCCAAAAGACAGATTTGATTATAGAAAATAA
- a CDS encoding DUF4190 domain-containing protein: protein MNNQTNTNSIISLTFGILSLLIPIIGLILGIISIVFSRKAVNEINRTNENGRGFATAGLICSIVGIIFQLLILLGVFAFFSVSTFG from the coding sequence ATGAACAATCAGACAAACACTAATTCAATCATTTCGTTAACGTTTGGGATTTTATCGCTATTAATTCCCATCATTGGTCTTATCTTAGGAATTATCAGCATTGTTTTTTCGAGAAAAGCAGTAAATGAAATCAATAGAACGAATGAAAATGGGAGAGGTTTTGCGACAGCTGGTTTAATATGCAGTATAGTCGGGATCATTTTTCAATTATTAATATTGTTGGGGGTTTTCGCGTTTTTTTCAGTGTCTACTTTTGGATAA